CTTGAGCCATGTGGAATCTTCACATGAATTGCTTATCTTCAATATCAAGACTTTCTTCAAATAGAAGCAGATATATTCaatctctctctgtttttaaagTGTAGTCTGCAGACCACGCACTACAGAATCATTTGGCTGAGGCCACAttaataatgctttttaaaaatgcagatttctgactCTATTCCAAAGAACTTCTGAGTCAGAAACAGAGAGTTAGGCTTGGAAGTCTGTATTTTAATAACATAGACAGGTGGGTTTTACGTGCTCTAAATGTTGCATATCTCTGTTTCTGGTTTCATTGGCCTCTATGCAATTTTACTCTACAAACAAAGCTACCAGATGATGCCTCTGTAACCCTTCAGGACAAGCATGGGGACCAGGCtaaaccctggctctgccatttactagttgCATGACCCtggtcaagttatttaacttACTTATGTCTCAATTTCCATCTCTGTAAAATGTGGGTTATAAAGGCACCATGTAGAGGTGTTTGAGTTTTAAATAAGACAATACATGTAGAGCACTTTGAACTATGCCTGGCACGTAGGAAGCCCTAATAAAAGGTagctattgttgttattgttcttgATATTAAATCATTTGCAAAAACCATGTTTTCCTTTTGTGCAAATACAGGAACAATACTAATAAGGTAGATGTGCTAATGCCAAGTGAGTGTTTACAGAAGAAAGGACCTGTTGTAGTTAGAAGAGTGTAATAAGGGGGAACTGGAGACTGAAAACATCTCCTGGAAGAAAAGAGATTTAATAATAACTACACCTTTCTGTAGGTTGTTGCTTATGGTCTGTGAAAGTTTTTCACAACCATTCTTTCATTTATGGTTCATAAAATCCCATGAGGTTGGTGGAAGAAGAGAGATGGCAGAGTATGGGGTGAAGGTGCATCGTCTTTGGGGTGATGGTCCTAACTGACATTTACTCTCTGTATGATCTTCTTCAAGTCACATAACCTGTCTGAGCTGCAGTTTCCCACAACGGTAAAGTGggggagaaaatgaaatattctttgTAGAGCTCATAGCACAATGTTGGAAACatggtaaatactcaataaatataaatattattgctGTGAGTCAAACAAGCCTTTGAGTCTGCACAACCAGCAATGGGCTGAGCTGTGGTTTGAGCCTGGACCATCTGCCTAAGCCCATTGCCAGTTCTACTAGATCAAGTTCTTGCAAATCTCAGAGAGCTGTTGACATTTTATAACAAACCATACTCCAATTTCTTTAAGTCCTCTTAATTTCCCCATAAAAGCTTGCTTTTTATTGTCAgagataatcatttttaaattgacCTGCCAACCATGCTGATAAAATATCAGGCTGACAGAGGCCATTCTACTTGAATTATTTATCTGGAAACTTGACTTCTAGCTGCAACATACGAGTCCCTTCCTGAGATGCCTGGTTCAGGTCAGGTAGTTAAACTCACCAAGCAGCTGCTGTTGCTGAAGGCCATGAACATAGCAGGTCTGCAGGGCCACCCACTGGGCCCTGGGATTGTAAATCCTCATGATGCTGTAAAAGTAGCGCTGCTGCCCTTGGGTTAGGTCCTGTCAGAGCAGAGCAGGTGATTTTGATGAGTTGGTGGAATTCGATAGGATTAGAGTGTGATGTATTCAACGCTGACTTCCACAGAAATAagatgcttctctctctctctctctctctctctctgtctctcacacctCCCTTAGTTTACTTAAACAGTCTTCCTCTGACATGTGTAGTGGTGAAAATGAGTTAAAAGAAGATTCTGGGTAAGTAGGTCAAAGTATTGGGCTGAGGGAGATCCAAGGATTTTCAATATCTGATAACTGTACTGATCTATTATAAACCTTGTTGAGGAAGGTAGGCTATGAGAATCTACACAGGGCCTGaagtgtgccaggctctggaggGTAAAAGAGAACTTTCCACTGAGAGTTCTCAGTGGGGGAGAGAGCTAGGTAGATAAGTAGATGGGTAATGTGATAAGGGTGCAAGGTCATTAGTGAAAAGGTGCTatgaaaacagagaaggaaaacaagcTCTGTGTTAGCAGTCAAGGAAGATTCCTGAAAGAGATGACCAACACGTCTGAGTCTTCCAGGTGAGGAGGGATTCCCTAAAGGGACTAGAATACTGGTTCTCAAAGggcatcagcatcacctaggaatttgttagaaatgcagattctcaggtctCACCCCAGaactacagaatcagaaactcttgggggtggggcccagccccCTGGTACCCTCCAGGTGCTTTTGCTACACGCACAGTaaaatttgggaaccactgggctagaaggaaaagaaaggctgATTAGAGGGAGAAAGTGGTACAGATTTTCTAATGGGACACAAAATATCTGAATATATTGGGAACTAGACTTTCggcttttttttactttaatcagCATATAGAGTCTAAGCTGGCAAAGCCTCTAGAGTAAGTAAGGCAGGGGAAGATCATGGAAGCCTTTTCTACTATACTAAGAGTTTAAAGATTACCTTTTATGTGAGGAACGTTGGTCTTTATTTAAAGCAGTGGTTATCAACACGAGTGATTTTGACCCTGAAGGGACgtgtggcaatgtctggagaaatttttggttgtcacaaatggtgggagggaggatggatGCCACCAGCATTCAGttggggagaggccagggaggctgctgAATAGACTACGGAGCATGAGACAGCCTCCCAGTTCCCTGCAACCAAGAATTACTCAGCCCCAAATGCAATTCTTTAAGCTGACCAGATCTGCATTTTACAAAGATCGCTGTGGCCCTGCTGTGGACAATGGCCTCAAGGGAAGACAGACCACTGGTAGGGAGACCATTTAGGAAGCTACCATCTAGTGCTAGGGAGGAACAAGAAGGGCTGGACTACAATTACTTTTATATACCTGATATACCATAAGTGCTCAGTATAttgagatggggaaacagagataGTGGCatcaacattttagaaaaatcaagaaaaaataagttCCCCTTAggctaaaaaattcaaaacaatgaCAGAATTTCAAAACTAGTTGATAACCATGTAATACAAGCTAAActtaagataaatatatataagctAAGTGAATTTTATCTGCTAGAAATTTTGTGTGAAGTTGACATCTGTGAGTCAGAATTTTTTGGCATCTAGAGACCTTAAACtggatattaaaaatatgttcagaGGGAAAGTAGCTGAGCCAAGTACTTCGCACTTTGAGACATCATTTTAGCTTTACAGTTTCTGAATTAgatgttttaaaagataatatatttgaAGAAGAGAATAGATCCCTAAGTAGGACTTTTCAAATGATTGAGAACAATATAACAGGAAAATTGCAAGCCATTTCAAGAGCAAAGCTCCAAAGTGCAATGGGAGTTTCCATTATATAAGATAAAGCTTTAAAATTTATGGTTTTactttacaagggaaaaaaaatgcctAGTTCTCTTCCTTAGTAGAACTCTCAACTTCCTAAATGAGTAGTAAcagataacatttttaatattcttactgTGTTGCTTAGCCTTCCTTGAGGAGAAGGAAGAGCTCCTGAAGTGGGATGGGTGTAGAATTAGATCATCCAAGTgctcattcattctctcacacACATGGTCGACATGCACCGAGGGCCTCTGTTGGGCCCAATGTTTTCCCTAATGCGGGGTAAACAAAGAGCCAAGAAACCCTCAACCCttgaagaagagacagagaaggtcCCTCCATCTGTGAATAATATGCTTGTACCTTCAGTAGTGAAGTATCAGAGACAGAGTGAGGGACTCGAATGCAAGGAATCTGTGGAACATTCCGTAGCTTTTgttgtcttttctgttttcctcccaTCTTCATCCTGTACCTCCAAGGAACAACaaagcataacataaaatttcattttgttcaacCAATTTTGGGGATGTACCTAAGTAAGTAAGCaggcaaacaagtaaataaataaacaaatagataaatattatttatttcaagggataagacattttctcaaatatttccatGGAATTAGACCTCACCAGACTTCTTAGTTCTCCACTTTTCCCAATTCTTACCCCTTACTTACTGAAGGAATAATTCAGAGCCCTTTGTCTTTCTGCTTCACTCTGCCTTTGCAACAGGTGGGTTGTAGAACCACACCAGGTCATAACAGTTATTTcttgataattttatataataattattgctTCATCTGATTCTAAAAGTAATATatgtcatttttgaaaatttggaaaaatttaaaaattgaagaggaaataagacCATCCATAATTTAACAGTGTATAGCTATTGTTGGCATTtgattgattccattttataatttttttcccgtGTACATTGTGTGTGATTTTAGAACAGGGAGATCATTCTCTATGTGTTATGCACCTTCCCAGAACATTAAATATCctttgaaaatatgatttatCTTGGCAGTATAGTATATCTTTACATCACTCTCCATTTCTTGCACATTCAGATTTGCAATTTTCCAGCCTTGTACTATAAAAGAAGCTATTAAATCTAGCCATGCTTCTAACCTGACAAAGATACAGAATGAAGGAGCCACATCTGCTATGAGTAAGTCTCATTTCCTTTCCATGTAATTTAGGGTTTAGAATCTGAGGTGTatagcataatttaaaaattaacaatcaaGGAAGAATGGACATATTGGAATAGGGTTGCTAAGGCAGAGTGGAAACCCCTAACATTTTCTCCTCTGCTCACTCCTTTGCCCTTGTCAACAACGCCTACCTCATCGGGTTGTTTGATTACCtgagaggtttttaaaattttattttattgaaatatagttggtttacaatgtgttaatttttgcagtgcagcaaagtgattcagttatacatatatatacattcttttccattgtggtttatcccagggtattaaatatagttccctgtgctatacagtaggaccttgttgtttatccattctatatataatattattaactgAGATTTGAATACAGAATGATCTCATTAGGCcagttcctcttctctcctctaccCTAATGAATGCGCTTAAGAAGGATTTTAATGCGTGAGGAAACTCTGGTTCTGAGTTCACAGAGCTAATTGCTCAGATCTTCCAGAAGAGAAATTTATTAGGAAAACATCAGTCAGCATCTTTGTGTGTCTTGTTTCCATGATATAAACTTATAAATTAAACTATAAATACTGCTTTCCTTCAATGTGCACTCCAGAAACCATACCAACCAAGATATACTCTTTCAATATTGTCCATGATAGAAGCCTACACTCTATCCTGTAATCAAATCATCTCAGTATCcctcttcccattttccagatctGTAGAGCAGAACATAAATATTCTTCAAAGCTGGGAAGATTTCTTCTCTCCTCAAATAGCATAAGGAAATGACGGACGATCTTTCTTGGGGCAACAATTCATGTGTGATTTTCTTGGACTGTTGCTGAGGAAATCCATCTTACCTATTCAAGTGGTCTATACTTGATAAAGTTTGATTAAAATGCTTGCAGAATTCAGGGaggaaaaatctacaaaaaaaacttATATCTGAAACAAAAAGACAGATTTGCTTAAAAGAAACTTAGCCTGTATTGTAATCTCccctttttaaaaagctggtaTTCATATCCAATGTAGTTTTCTTGCAAGGTCCCTTTCTTCATGCAGTCGTGGTGGTAAAATTCAGTTTGTTGATAAGCTGATATCCAAACAATGTCATGTGATGAAACAAAGAGCTGGGGAAGTTTGGCTGCATGCCTTTCCCTGCTTCTGGACAGCATGCAACTGCACAGTTTAATcgtttttcttccaaattttgtATCTAATCAAGTGTCAACTTTTAAATCTACCATATCTGCGTTTTATGCAGACATGGGGGAGAAAAGTGCATGGAGACAGAGAGGCTGAATATTAAAGGTCAAGAAATCCATCAGGGCAACAGGCCATTACATGTGTTCTTCTCAGATTTGGAGTCAGTAACCCCATCCCCGTTGCTCAGAATGATGAAGGAATAATTCCTAAATATAGAGGTACAGGCATACATTTGACTGTGGTAATCTATGGAGTTGTCCCATATATTAAGATATTGTTCCTTAATTTTTGGAGGAGTATGATATTCTCCATATTTGATCTTGAATAGAGGCCGTATGATAATGAACTTATGGCACAAGATTCTTGCTCACACTGATGTCATCAGCATAAGCTTCATTTTAACCTGATCCATGAGAACAATCTTATCCCTTCCTCTGGGCTAGCGTTATTATTAcagacttctttctttcttgagaaTCCTCTCTTTGAATGCTACATTATCTGCAAAAATGAAGAGTTCCTagagaaaatggaagaagaaataccaaaagaaaaccacaaattcAAAATTCTTAGGAGACtaaggggaagaaaaatatagGGAGATAAAAGTGATGAACTATAtagcttaaaaaagaaaggactcaacacacaaaaatgtttgcattttttctcaataatttaaATGCAGACCTTCTGGGGAATAAAAATGGCACAAGTAAGAGTCTGTAAATGCCAGTCAATACCACAAAACCTCTCAGATCTGGATCTCAGAGGTTGGTGATTCTCTACTGAGAGATAAAGAACAGTTGTCTGCAGAGTTGGCATTGTCAGTTGAGTCTCCCTTGAATGTTTTTCCAGGATATGATGAAATGCCTTCTAGAGCAAACCACATCTGCTGACTGTTACACACACATACTGATTCATAACAGCATGCATTACTCCCTGCTCAGtcaggaaaatagaaacagacctaGGTGTTTGACAGAGAGGGAATTGAACATAAGGAATATAAAAGTTTTGGAATGGGCTGTACAGGAGCAAAACAAGAAAGGTTAGCTTATCCAAAGATTGGCAATTGCACTAAACTATTACCACACCGAGAGCTGGGGGGCAAAAGTGAAAATGATTTCACCCAGAGTCCATGAACACTGTGCCATTGAGGCTGCTTCTGTTGGGACACTGCTGCCTGAGTAGCACACCAGGACCTGGTACACACCTGCTGTCCTtgcttctgtgttctttccaAAACTTTAAATATTACTGTTGCTATCACCACTGTCACTGCCCTGGCTGCTACTATTGCTGATGCCGCCACTGTTACAGATGCAAGCAGAAAccattctccttctcctttcccccaGCATTCCATATCCTGCATCCCATTGGATGCCAGCTCATGAGGAATTCTGCAAAATGTATTTTGCAGTCTTCCCACTACTATGGTAAAGAGAAGGATATAGAAGGGTAAGCATGAAGCTGAGTGGTAATGGACACCACATACAGTCAGTGTTTGCCTAATACCACTAAAGTTTGGAATTTTgtaagaaaagacaaaataaaagataattaactAGCTGTACAGATGGTATCAAAGAATGAGATATAAATTTTGGGACAGTAACTTAAGACTTAGGAATGATGAAAAAATGTATATCATCAATTTTGGACAAAGAAATTGTTTTCCCAATGACTAGCTAGACTTTTCAAAGAGAATTAAAActgactccaaaaaaaaaagtagaaacaccCATCATATAATTactatagaaaatataattttgactAATGATGAAGGTGCATACTATTTCATAGATGAAACATTGGTACAGCAATGGGACACAATGCTTAAGACATTGGTATGTCTACATTCCAGTGCTTAGAACATGGGTCATAAAGTGTTTTTATAGAATAGTAGGGTAGATATGACGTCATGGGCATTACCAAGTGAGAAAAAGGGACCCATGATTGGAATCCAAGATGAGATTAATCCCTAATTCAAAGAATCCAGTCTGCTAGAACAAGAGGCAGAGTATCCCTGTATATTACAGAGATAAGTACTTCCCAGGAAAACCAGGAACCCAAGAGGAAATTATCTGCTCATATCCTTCTGCTCCTGCTTCTTCTCCAGGATCCTTTTAGCTGCAGGGCTAATTCTGCCAGGGGATAACTCTGCCAGGCACAGATGTCCTCCCTTGGCTACCCCAAGCCCTCAGAGGGCATCAGTGAACCATAATAAAGTGAAAGAAGTATCCTTCCCCCCATTCGGTGCTGCTGTTTATCACTTGGACTCCTGAGTGTTTCCATTCAGAGCTTTCATAGTCTTTGTTGGACTTTCTTTCACAAAGAGCTGTGTAGTCCACTGAGTGCAATCCTGTTTGTTGGGGTTTTTCATGGAGGCTGATTATTCCtctgttatcttttgtttttttcatgccATCTCGTCACAGAAAACTCCTATTTCTCCAAGATCACCAAACCAAAGTTCTTACACATACCGAACGCTTTAGGGTCACTGGTCTCAAAAGCAAGAAAACTAAGAATCCCGGTTTGAGCTGTAAGAGCCACTTTCAGTGAGTGAAAACTACTTTGGACACTTAGAAGCAGTGAttagcagcaaaggaaaagctggGTATGGTCATATATGTGCCAAGGACTTTGGGAAAACAGAGTCATAAAGTtcagaaaataatctaaaatggaatataactcaagGAAATACCCAGAGATTTAACTTTGACTCTATAATCCCAAATAACTCTATGGAATAAAAAGGTAAGAGGTCAAAAGGAACTAGAGTAGGTGCCCTGGGTAGACAATTCTAGACTCAAGggcatgttatttttaaaaattctaagaatttacaaaaatgtctttttcaCTGGGGATTAGCGATGATCCTCTGAAAACAGATCCTATGGCATAGCTATTAAATagtagagccaggactcaaacccatggtTACCTGAAGTCTATGATTTCTCCCCTTGGACTCCGGAACTAAAAGGGAATTCAAGCAACATATATGTGCTCCTCTTATCCAGCCATTACCCACAGACAAAATTCATGCATCTTGATTCTTTCTGTCCTTGGGGTATATTTCATTTCCATCTTGAATACTACTTGGTTGAACAAGGGGAGGCTTTAGTTTCACAAAGACTTATGGTTATAATTATGGAGCAGGATATTAGTCTTATTATACTGCATCATTGACCTTCTAATAAGGTTCCTGGAAAGGCTTCATGGAAACAGGTGTCTAGCTGGCCAGTCCCATCAGCCTTCAAACCTGCCCAGTCATTTCCCAGTTCACAGAAGATGTGGGTGTAAAGCTTAGGTCCTTACCCAGGAAAACACTCTCTGCAtgtattctgattttttaaaaagtggactgAATAAAAATACCATCTATCGCTTGACAGTGAATTAGTAGAGCAACtttcattgagatataactaacatataatattagtttcaggtgtacaacgtaatgattctatatttgtatgtattgcaaaataatcactacaataagtctagttaatatccatctttataaacatttaaaagatcAATATTGACAGCTATGTTTTGAACagtcatttccttttttgttgttgttaataggGATAGGATTCTGAGACTTTTAGGTGTGGTAGACCTGGTATTTCTGCAACTAACAAGGTGCCTTGTGAAATCCTCATGGACAGATAAGTACAATTTGAAACTTGTTAAAAAGTAATACTAGAGGTGCCAATTAAAGGGTCACTGACAACCTAGATAGGGTTTTGGTGACATGCCCTGATCTATTCCACAGTTTTACCAAGGTCTTGAATGAAGACATAGTAGGCAATCTTATTAAGTTTTCAGGGGACAAACATCTAGTTTCCAAACGACAGAAATCTATTCAACAGGTGGTATAGAAAACATAGTGGATGGCAGAATCAGGACACAGAAAGATCTTGACAAGTTAAAGTGATGGATTGAATCTAATAGGATAAAATGtagtaacaataacaacaaaaattataTTCTGCATCAGGGTTTGATTTCTAGTTGGAAAAACTCAGAAATAGAATTTGGAGTTTAGTAGCAGTTTAGGCATAGGGAAGTAAATGCAGAATGAGGCTGCTAGAGGGGTTCATTTGTCTGTAGGCTACATCAACAGAAGTATAGTTTCTAAAATAAGGGAGAAATTGGGATTGCCCTGGTGTGCTTTGTGCTGCAGTGTTGTGTCCACACAACGGACATAGGCAAGGTGGAGTGTGTGGCTAAAACAGAGGTGCTGTGTCATAGGATGAGCTGGCACATGCATAAGAACTATCGAATCTGGAAAAGACCTAtggcaggagggggtggggtgggcaatAAAGCCTCACAAAATATTTGGAGGGCTCATGTGTTAAAAACAATTTCTGGACAGccatcccccacctctgcaggagaccctccaacactagcagattaaaagttaaagagaagggagggaccttcaagatgacggaggagtaagatatggagatcaccatcctccccacaaacatatcaaaaatagatctacatgtggaacaattcctgcagaacacctactgaacgctgacagaagacctgagacttcccaaaaggcaagaaactccccatgtacctgggtagggcaaaagaaaaaagaaaaaacagagacaaaagaataaggacaggacctccacctctgggagggagctgtgaaggaggaaaagtttccacgcactaggaagccccttcgtgggtggagactgcaggtggcggcgGGAGGAatcttcggagccatggaggagagcacagcaagagGGGTGTGGGGGGCAAAgcgagagattcccgcacagaggatcagtgccgaccagcactcaccagccagagaggcttgtctgctcacccgccggggtgggcggggggtgggagctgaggctcgggcttcggaggtcggatcccagggagagggctggggttggctgcgtgaacacagcctgaagggggctagtgtgccacagctagccaggagggagtccaggaaaaagtctggacctgcctaggaggcaagagaccattgtttcagggtgcgcgaggagaggggattcagagcactgcctaaacgagctccagagaagggcgcgagctgcagctatcagcgcggaccccagagacgggcatgagatgctaaggctactgctgcagccacgaagaagcctgtgtgcaagcacaggtcactatccacacctcccctcccgggagcctgtgcagcccgccactgccagggtcctgtgatccagggacaacttctccgggAGAGTGCATGGGgtacctcaggctgttgcaacgtcactctgacctctgccgccacaggcttgccctgcattctgtgcccctccctcccccggcctgagtgagccagagccccctaatcagctgctactttaaccctgtcctgtctgggtggggaatagatga
The nucleotide sequence above comes from Balaenoptera ricei isolate mBalRic1 chromosome 18, mBalRic1.hap2, whole genome shotgun sequence. Encoded proteins:
- the FAM216B gene encoding protein FAM216B — translated: MKMGGKQKRQQKLRNVPQIPCIRVPHSVSDTSLLKDLTQGQQRYFYSIMRIYNPRAQWVALQTCYVHGLQQQQLLGYITQQEALACAAVLRDSTKRASAKAGCHRTVSQRASGGTRTWPSALPVFVVPLRAQSIGLRSLRTKALHKL